A window of Zalophus californianus isolate mZalCal1 chromosome 12, mZalCal1.pri.v2, whole genome shotgun sequence genomic DNA:
CGGCTCGGAGCCGGAGTCCCCCCTGCCGTccccccatctctccttccctccgAAGCACCACCAGCACCAAATGGCAAAGCGCCTCTCCCCGCTCAGGGAGAGATGCGCGGCGGCCGGCGGGACGGGCTCAGCGtccccgcaccgcccccccccccctccgccccatCACCAGCACCGCGCGGGAGAGGAGGGCGGCCCGGCGCGGGGAGTACGTCCCGGCCCGCTGCCGCCCTCCCTCGCCCTCGCCCGCCCGGGGCCGGGGCAGCGGCTGGAGCCGGACGGGAGCCGGCCCGGGCATGCGCACTGCGGCCTCCCTCCCGGTGAAGGTCAGCCCAGGGCCTAGCTGCAGGACTCAGTGGCGGCGGGGGAggcggaggagggaggagggatgcaGCGGAGAGACTTAACTCCTTCCCTGCGGGATGATGGCCATCGAGGCTGAGGCCGGAGCCCgcggtgcccccccccccccccccccgccttcagTGGAGGTCCTGTTACGGGGACCCagctctggggcggggggggggggggggggggagaggaggggcaggggagggagaatggAAGAAGGAGGctaggaggagaggagggaagctgggaaggggagagggaggaaggcgCGGGAGGAACAAAGGAAACCAGACTGAAGGAAGAGACCTCTTTCAGCTGTCCCCTTTTCTGTATAGCCCCAGCAATAAagcagcgtgtgtgtgtgtgtgtgtgtgtgtgtgtgtgtgtgtgtgtgtgtgtgtgtgtgagagagagagagagagagagagagagacagagacacagagacagagagagagacacagtgaggccACCTGGAGCTCTCAGGCTGAGGACCTCTGTTTTCCGTGGTCTGGCCCATGGCTAAACTCAGCCCCCAACTTCTCCTCTGGTCACTAAACCCCAGGGCATGCCAGGGGTCCCAGAGGCAGCTCTGACCCAGCCTACCCACCTGGCCTAAACCCCAGGCCCTCAGGGAACTCCAGCTAGACCTTGAGGCCAGGCCCAGTCCCCAGAGATGGGTAAAGGAGAATCTGCCCCTCTGCTGAGGGGCTTCCTCCAGCCGGCAGACACGACATTGGCAGACCAGGCCTGGGACATCATGGCacaatcctcctcctcctcctcctggctccCCCCGACTCCTCTTCCCAGGCCAGAGCAGCGCTGGGTGCCTCCCTCTTTGTGCGAGAACGTTTCCGTGCCTGGACACCCTCTGCTACTAGCCGGGGGGCCGTCTGTCTCTTTGTGTGACTTCGCCTTTCCGTGTCAGTTTTGcaaacacacacaagaaagaCAAATAGGATAGAAAGAAGCAAAACCACAAAGATAAACTAGGACACCAAaataattgtgtgaccttgggcaagttgcggtatctccctgcccctcagcttTCTCAGGAGTAAAGGGAAGGGGGTAACCAGATGATTCCGAGGGCCTTTCCTACCCTGAAACCCAAGGATTCCATAAGACAGAGACAGGAACCAAGGCAGACGAggcgggaaggagagggagacagagacacagagagagaggcccACACCATTGAAGCGATGCTGCTAACCCAAGGTGAAGCCTGGTCCTGGTGTGAGTTCACTTCCGGTGAGCCTTCACCACTATGCACCGCTGTGCCGTCAGCCTCCTGGGAGCAAGGCAAGGCTTGCCTTGGGGTCTCCAGGGTCCTGCTCCATAAGCAGGTGTATGATAAAGGTTAGTGGAATGAGTTAATCCTTCTTCTCTTGTTCTGTGTGGGTCTCTTCAGTCTAATAGGGTGCtctgtgccccctccctgcccctcacctacACCTCATATACACACGATAACTGCAAACATCAGCATGTTGAACCTGCTGGTCACTGGGGGCCTGAGCACCCACCAGCCCAGAGGGGAGGCACATTTTGGATTTGTAGCAGCTCTGTACTCTCCCCTCATGACCGCCATTAATGAGATGGTTCCTTGTAGCTGTCCACGCCCAGCAGCTTTTGGCACTGAGCAAAAACGAGCCACCCTGGCCTGCTCCCCATTTTGGCCAGGATGGGGTTGGTCTGTGGGGAGGTATCTATATGGGATCCTGAGGTGTGCTCTAACTGCCCCAGCTCCCGTCCTGCAGCCTAGGGGGTGGGACACGGGTCATGGCTCTGCCTAGTGCGGAGGCAGGGAGGTGTCCCACAGAACCTTCCTTgctccccacccatctccctctgGACCAACACTGGCCTATCTAGCTAGATGCAGGGGCAAAAATAAAGGGATCCATGGTCTCAGGACTCACAGGCTATCAAGACTCCAAGGAGCAGCAAGTCTCTCCTTCTCACGGCCTACGTCCCTCCACCAGCCTCCTAGCTGCCCCCCAGCCGGGGCCTGGGAAACCCACCCAACCCATAATGCCTATGTCTGGCTGAAGCCATCACTCCTGCCCTGCTTGTACCCCATggctcccaggccccagccctcccTTTTCTTGGCAGACAGGAGCCCCATCCCAGCACCTCtgattcctctcctctctcccctgtaGCTCGCCGCTCCCTCCTGACCAGTGTGGGGACAGTCTCCTGTGGCTTAAcgtcctgcccctcacccccggGGAGCTTCTGAGGCCTCAGCTACTGCTCTGACCAGGTGGTCAGAGGGATTTCTGCCAACCACTACATTCTCAGGTCTGGGATGTCACCTGAGTGAagaaaaatgagtagaaaaaaatacatgtacattTCCTTGACAAATGTTTCAGGGAAATCAAACCAAATGTCAGCTGGCAGCTGAATGTATAGGTAAAACCTGCCTGGAGGCACCCATGGGCCTGGTCTCCCAGGTACCTTCAACTCTCTGAGGAGTCAAGGgcgggccctgccctgcccacaggGTCTGAGAGCACCTTTACACTGCATGGGTGGGGGCTGAGAGcgccctgcccttcccctccgaACCCGACACTCTGTCTCTCCCTACGGTCAGCCTGGAGTGCACctgccttccctctgtccctccccacggTCAGCCTGGAGTGCACCTGCCTTCCTGTCATGACATACTTCCTCCCTGATTGTGTCCGGCCCCACAGAAGGCCCTGGACTCCCGTCAGCTGCATCCTCAGCTCCGTGAGGCTCAGTGTGGCCCCTCTTCTTCTCCCATCTCCCAACCTGAACCCTTTTACTGTGTGGTctatcagaaataaaatttccaataTGCTTGGCCACTTCGGTGAACAGCCCTTTTGCCTTCTTGTGAGAGAAGCCCTCCAGAGACCATACTGCCCCCGAAAACTGCCCCTGGTCGTGACAGTATTTTCCCCAGAGCACCCCTACCACTGGCCTCAAGGTGGGGTAGAGACCCTCCCCGCCCCTCGGGAACACTCACTGACGCCCATCCTCTTCTTGCTACTTTTCGGGATCTTCATGGATGACCCTTGCCACACCTCGGGTCTCTCATTCCTCGGACACCTCTCCTCTAGAAATCCCCCAACCTTCCCTCAGCCAGTTGCTCCAAGTCACCTCTTGGGTCTTATTCCAGCAGCTGCAGCCCCGTGCCCCAATATCAGCCTTAAGCACCTCCCTCTGACCACCATCTCCTGTCCTTCCAGCTCACTCTGTCCGGTTTCCTGATCCCCAAAGCCTGTGACTCCACTGGAACCTCTGGTCCATTTCTCTGACCCACACCCCTCATCACAACTACACGGTTACatatgattcttaaaaaaaaaaaaatacgataAAACATACCTAAAATTCACCATTTCACGTCCCTTGCAAATATCTGGACTCTCTTACTTAAGAGTTAAATCCAGCTTTCACCAACTCCTGCCCTGTACCTGGCACCTGAATGTGGCCGGAGAGAGACACACAAGCACCCTGATGGGGTCTCACTATTCAGGGGCACCCTGGCCCCGTGCTGCCCAGCTGTCCCGCCGTCCCTCCTCCACGCACTCTGTCCCGCCCTGCTCCTGATGTGAGTTTCCACatctgctcccctgctccccctccccattcccagcTGACCCCCTTCCCAAGACACAGAAGCTTCCAAAGAACTTCCACCTAGTCACCTCAGTGCAAGCTTCCTTTGGGAACACGTGGTCCTAGCCACAGGCCAGAAGCAGGTGGTGCTCTGGGGCAGCCCCAGAGCCACCGTGTCCTGCTCCCCCGGGGCTGCTTGGTGGCCATGGGCCTGGAGAACTCAGAGGGTCTAACCTGGCCTAAGGAGGATAGAAGTGAACTGAGCAAAAGGCGAAAGGCTCCATCTGTGGGCAGAGGACTGGCTGCAGGTTTCTTGGGGGAACAGGGCCAAAAGTGCGTGGGTCTGAGAAGAGGTGGTCTTTGAGGCTAGTCTGTGATCCAGGATTTCGCAGTCAAAGCTGGGCTCAGCCTCTCCCATGTCCCCACACAACATACCCTCTTTACTCCTGGGCTCAGAGAGCTGTGGTGATGGCTGAGAGGCCTCAGAAGACTCGCTGCGGAGTGGGCAGTAGGGAGGAGATGGAGGACGATGGTCTCAGGACCTGCTTGGTGTACAGCCCCTGGTTGCACAATCCTTTGTAATTAAAGCCAGctggtgccccccccaccccaatgaATCCCCTCCAGGTAGCCCCTCAGCTAGCCCTGACCCCCTGTCCTTCCTTGCTCCCAGATCTGGGCTTTTGCTTTGGCCATTGCAACCTAGTCTGTCTTGGGACAGGGCTATGACAATGAGGCCTTTTACGACCCTACCCATCACTCCAGTTCTTCTGGGGTGCTGTCTTCCCCCAGGCCCTGAACCCATTGCCCTGGGTGGGGCCTCTGCAGGCACCACAGTGTGATGACTCTGAGCTTACACTTCAGAACAGGACTTCTCAGCCTTAGcaccactgacattttgggctgggtAGTTCTTTATTGTGGGGGTTGTCTCACGTATCCTATGATGTTGGTAGCGTCCCTGGCCTCTATCCAGGAAAGTTTACCAGCacgccccctgccccccttccaGTGCGACAAACAAAAAGATCTCCCAGTGTTGTCCTTTGTCCCCGGAGGGTGCAATTGCCCTGGATGGAGGACCACTTCTGAAGGTCCCGGGTTCACATTCAGCTCCTAACTTCGCACAAGTCACTTCACCTGTCCAAGCCTCGTCTTCCCTGTCCTCAGGACAGGGCGCCCCACACCTGACTCACAGGTAGATGTGAGGCTTAAAATGAAGCCGTGCGCGTGCAGAAttgggcacagggcctggcacggaGGAGACACTTAGCAGTCGCCGCTCTTACTAGCTCCCCGACGCTGAGCCCGCCCGACGCTGCGGCTGTGGCTGCCAtggccctgccttctctctgggcCCCGGCGGTCCTGCTTTCCAACAGCCCCCAGCTAGGAGACTGGTGAAAACAGGGAGCCCTCGGAGCCCCTCCACTGCGGGGCCGTCCCCAAACCACAGACGGCACCTCTGAGGGCTCAGCCGGGCAATTACTCATAGTGGCTAATTCTGGTGGCTCTGGGAGCCCGTGCGCAGTCTGGGTTCTACCCCAACCCCTGGAAGCTTCCTTGAGTGCAGAAAGTGGCACCAGGATGTGGGGCGGGTCTTACATGCGAAGCTCAGAAACTCGGTAAGGACTGCCGGAAAGGGGGGAAGGAAGACACTCAGAAGCCACCAGAAGCAGCAAAGCCACTGGACTGACACCTAAGAAGAATTCGTCAGGGCGACGGTTGGGCCAAAAGAAGCTGAGGTCCAGGAGCTGCCGCTGGAGGCATCTTGAGAAAAGCAGGGCCTCCTCCTGTACCTGTCCCCTTCGTCCTCGGCTGCCGCACATTTAAGGAGCACTCACCTACTGTGTGAGTGCTCGGTGCCCAGCGCAGCTCATCCACCCACGAGACACAGTCTCAGCCCCGGGGACACAGTGAGTTTGAGGACCGGACAGGGACGGGTGGGGCTGGCGGCACCAAAACGGTGAGCAGCTCATGTCAGCTCCTGCCTCAGGACAGTTGctgctcgggggtgggggggtggggggcaggcgcGGAGCTCTGGGCTTCCTCATGGGGAAAAGAGGCAATCAGAGGGGCTGTGGCTTGGCTGGGTGGCCAGCCTTGCGGCCGTGGTGGAGAAGCCAGCAGCGAGCTGCAGCCGTGGCCGAGGGCGTCCCCCGTCGCTGTGCCCCAGCCCCGGCAGAGGTGGCAGGGGCAGCCCGCGGGGAGCAGGGGCAGCGGTGGAGCCCGCCACGGGCTGTGCCAGCGCACACTGGCGAATGCCTGGGCTGTCTGTGGGAACAGAGGGCTCGGGCCTCCTTCTGGCTCCGCACAGCCCCACGTGAACAAAGCTACAGCTGGCTGAGGAGCTGGTGTTCCAGGGCCAAGGGGCAGCGGGGACCTCGGTCCTTCCTGTGGTGCACATGAGCCTGGGTCACCTCCCAGAGGTTCTGGCTACCTAGAGCtcatcttctccctcctccatgaGACACGGCTCCAAATTCCAAAGGTGGTCATCAttgtccacccccccacccccgccaactCCCACACAGGTTGACTTGTGTCTCCCCcagctgaattcatttattggaGTCCTAAGCCCCCTCCCTCAGAATGTGTTCATacttggagatggggtctttacaAAGGTAGTCAAGTTAAAATGCGGTCAATAGGgtgaccctaatccaatatgaccggtGTCCTAAGAAATTTAGGACACCCGGACAGgtacacacagagggaagacatgTGACTTGGGGAAGACAGCCGTCCACAAGTCAAGGAGCAAGGCCCGGGGCAGATCTGCCCTCACGGCCTCAGAAGGAACCCAGCcccctgctgacaccttgttCTCTGGCATCCTGCCtccagaaaatacatttctagcCTCGAAGCCGCCCAGCCGGCTCCTTTGCTAAAGCAGCCCCAGGAGActcaccagccccccaccccccccccccacacacggCTTTCCCTACTCTTGTGTTGGTCTTTGTGTGACCGGCCTGCCCGTCCAAGGGCCACCCGCCTCTCCCCTCGCATCCCCTGGTCTGCCTGGAGCCACCGGAAGCACGGCACTGGGAACAACGTGCTTATGAGCACAACGCAGGGCTGAGCCTGGGGCCAGAATACCTGAGCTTGTGTCTTTTTGCCACCACCCATTGACAGGAGTACAAAAGGGCCATGTTGTGTCAACCTCTCTTAGCCTCAGtctgtttatctttaaaatgggtacTGCGCACACTTCAGCTCTCACGGGCTTGTTGTGAATAGCCAAACAGTACTGACGGGACGCATGTGCGAATTCTCGTTAAGTCCTAGAGGCCCAAACGAAGCTATCACTGTTAGTAACGCATCACTCCTTGGTAACCATCCATCCCGCTTTGGACTTTTATTGAACTCACTGTCAGTTAAAAACACAATTCTCTTTCTACCCTGATTGTGCCAAAACGTGTCTCCCATCCCGCTTCTCACGTAGCCTATTTGGATTCAAGAACAGATAACTTATACTTACTCCTGTTGATATTCATCTTGTAGGAATCAGCCCATTATTCTAAGCTTGAGCTGCTTTGAATCTCAATTTGGTTATCTGACATATTTGCCAGGCTTTCCAGCTGTGTGTCATTCATAGATCCATGAGCATGACCTTCTCTCCTCATCCAGGTCCATGCTGACCATACTGGAAAAGGACAGGCAGACAAAGCCCTCTCTCCAGACAATCTACAACCTTGGGGCTGAGTCTTCAATTGGCAGCAAATTTACTCAATTGTAGTAACATGCAGTGATGTGCTGGAGTGTCTTGTTGGTAGTTTAAAATCAGCCGTGGTAGGagtatttataccatggaaaCTGGCAAATAATACAAATCA
This region includes:
- the LOC113911222 gene encoding protein atonal homolog 8-like; translation: MAKRLSPLRERCAAAGGTGSASPHRPPPPPPHHQHRAGEEGGPARGVRPGPLPPSLALARPGPGQRLEPDGSRPGHAHCGLPPGEGEAWSWCEFTSGEPSPLCTAVPSASWEQGKACLGVSRVLLHKQVYDKARRSLLTSVGTVSCGLTSCPSPPGSF